The Thamnophis elegans isolate rThaEle1 unplaced genomic scaffold, rThaEle1.pri scaffold_71_arrow_ctg1, whole genome shotgun sequence genome contains the following window.
CTCATTGTTTATCTCTTTGCAATGTGGTTATAAAGATATAGATCCCAACAGACAAAATATcagttcaaatgtttaatgaattCTCCAAATCATGTattcctgaatttcctcaagtaaCTTTAGCTTCATCTTTGACTTCTGTGTGTGCTtatgttttgtgtttgtgtggaaGAACTAATTTACATTTATTCCTCTATGGTAAGAGATGAAATTAGCAGCCCATTTCTCCATGAGGTGTAAGGTCTTGCCACTCCAATCTTCCCAGGAAAGCAGGACTCTTGAAACTGCAACAGGTTCTAAAAGGAGCTTTTATTGTAAAGTTTGTGATAACAAGAAATCAAGGCAAGAACTGAAGCTTCTCACTTAAAGCCAGCTGTTTAAAGCAATGCTAATCAAACCCCTCCCACACTACAgcattgcagggaaacagaaacttcatataCAGACACTccattcctccccccttcctcccaccaAAATGCCAACATCCCTGTAGAGACCTGACTGGGACCTGACATGAGGTGAGGTACTTGAGATGTATGGCCAGTTTAAACTCTGCTGGCGTGTTGCCTAACAACTGGTTAAAGGCTGGGGAATTTGTCTGCTGTCAGTTGGTGGAGGAAGaataccatcaaccatgataGAGTTGGCCAGTGGTTTTCCAGTGTGGTCCCAGAAAGCTGGTTCTGTCTAGCATGCAATTCCCAATGAAACACACACtgagattttaaaatgttttattctgtACAGGAGAAAATACACAGGAGGATCATTGCCATTGAACCTGTGCAAAGGGGCTCCTTCAACAGTACAGTTTTTATACATACTTCTCTGGAAGCCCACCTTAAGCCAAACTTTTTGAGATCAACCTATGACTTTATCATTGTTTATTGATAATGCTTAGCTTGCATCTGCTTTGTCTAGCAGCAATCAGCACATTTGCCTCTAATTTCCAGGAACAATTAGTACACTGTGCCATAATtacctgtgtttccccaaaagtaagactgggtcttatattaatttttgctccaaaagacgcattagggcttattttacagctaggtcttattttcagggaaatatggtactaaatgcatccatctgctGTTGATCTTAACCGGGACTTATTTttagggtagggcttatattacaaacatcctgaaaaatcatggtagggcttattttccagttgggtcttattttttgggaaacacagtaatataaTGACTCCAAAGTTCCTCTTTTGAGAGAGCGGACAGACCTGAGTGAAAACACTGTTGTAtatcagtagtagtagtagtagtgtagCAATTATATAGTAGTAATAGACATATTTTAACATAGAAAGAATAGTAATAGATTATTCAATAGTGAtagaaatataagaaaatataCATAGAAAGAACTCACAGACTTAATCTTTCACCCTTGcatcttatatattttttatcaaaATGAGACATTTCCCCAACCCTTATAGGAATTAATAAACATCCACCTGTCCAGGGTCCAGTTCTTTTGCTGATCTTTTGAGACTAGAATAAGTTAATCAAATACAGCTTAAAAGAGAACTCATAACAAGCTCCACTGATTTTCTATCATAGGAAATAGTGttttacatttaaatattttcatataaGCTATAATATTTTTAGTGCAGACTTAATTTCTGCACTACTTGAAAATATTTGCAATCtacattgtttgttttttaaattagcaATCAGTCCTTTTGTGATTGAAGTGGGAAACTTTCCTGCTGTAAATTGGTGGGTTACGGGTTTTCTTTAATATTATGGATTTATTATATGATGgatttttacaaaatatttttcagctgcccagagtcacctgcATGTGAGTTGGGTGGCTAGACAAATTTGTTTAATTGATTAATATACACATCTTTGATATCAAGGGACAACTGCCAAAATTTCCCAATCCAAGTAAAATTTCCCAATCCCAGGACAAATCAGAGATTCTTGTGCCCCATTATAGTCTCTCTGCAATTCAGATGGGGCCTCAGTAGGATAATgtaacatttggggaaaaagatgcaagccaagagaccagccccagagaccaaaatggagaagatctctacagccaccatggactttcctttggtgctcaggtaggtggggaggaaggtgatccaaacactgcagaagaccagcatgctaaaagtaatgaacttggcttcattaaagctatcAGGCAATTTCCTGGCCAGAAAGGCTACAGTGAAACTGATGAGGGCCAGGAAACCCAGGTAGGTGAGGACAGCATAAAACATTGAAGCTGAACCTTCCTGACATTCCAAAATGGTCTCTCCAGTCAAGGTGTGGAAGTCCAAGTTGGGAAAAGGAGGGGAGGTTACCAGCCAGGTGACACAAAGAACTGCTTGAACCAGGGGACAGGATAcaacaatggagttggtcagGGGTTTTCCTAAGAATTTCCTTGCCctgttccctggcttggtggccatgaaggccagaaccaccatgacagtttttgccaacacggaggaaactgcaagggcaaagagaatggcaaaggtaATTTGTCGGAAGAGACAGGTGAGCTTCCTAGGtcgaccaatgaagaggaaggaacagaggaagcagagcaggagggagaccaggaggatgtatgtgagatctcggttgttggccttgacaattggtGTATCGTGATGTTTAAGAAAAATTGCTAGGACTCCCAATGTGATCATGGAGAGAGAAAGTGTGAGCAAAGCTAAAGCATGTCCCAGAGGCTcttgataggcaaggaagtgAATCTTCTTGGCAATGCAATGATCCTTGTCCATgttgggatattggtcttctgggcagggaTCACAGCTTGCAGAATCTGAAATCAAGAGTACTTTACAATATCATGGGATATCAAAAAGAACAAATCATTCTTCAACATTGATTATTCTTGGAATTGGTTAGTCTGAGACAAGGATGTTTCCACCTTTTGGGCTCAGGTTTTCTACTTTGTATTTTGCATcaactcagatatttatttatttattttgcagggAAGGGCAGTTAGACTGAGTTAGAtgtatctctctcttccccaacaCGTCTGTCTATCTCCTGGGAGACTGATAGTGTTGACATAAAAACACAGCCTAAATAATGAAAGTCAAAGGTTCAACCTCACATCCCACTGCTTCATGGAAAGTTTGGTATCTGGTTTTCCTGGATGTAGTTAGATGTAAGAGTAGGATGAGAAAGTCTAATAGAGAACTCATGAATTGTGCCCTGAACCTATCCTGCATTAAATTGCTGAGGAACTGGAAAGGTGGCTAGAAGTGGGGAGAAGCCACTTTATATCCAATAACTCAGAGGTTCTGCTGAAAAGCATGAATACGTTGAGGAATGTCAATCTATAAAAAATGACAACAAAATTGATGTTTGTTTCTACTGAATGGCTTCCTTGATCCTGTAGAAAGTTTGttctacctgtctgattagaaatggtcccttctggacaaggggCAAACCGGctggccctctggaactcttctcctctgTCCTGCTTGGCACCTcttcatgccacacctggcaaagggcaccttctaaaaaagaaaaaaaaagaaatattgtagATGTCTTTAGCAATGCTTCACTTATTCAttcctttatatttctctttctatcaTTAGAATATCTTCAAAGGTGATGGTTAATCCAAGAGTAGCAGAAACCAGGAAAAGCTCCTGGGGGATTAAAGCTCGTGCCACTCTTAACCACCAATGGATTCTGGAGATTGGAACTGGGGCTTGCATGCAAAAGAATGGTCATGAATAGATCTACAGCTTTTTTTTGAAGGAAACAGTGATGGAGATCAAACTTAATGGGAATGGTACATGGAAACCATTATTTGCTGCTCTATCTGCATCCTGGGTTTCAAGCAGAATTTCTTCCTGATCTCAATCCTTTTTGATCTGTCACAAATCAGACCTCAAATATGTTACGTACAAAACAGCTTTCCCGTCAAATTGTTGCCAAATTTTTGATTCCGTAACCCATTCTCCAGACGGGAGATGTTTTGAATCATCAGAAGAGAATGACTCTTTTAATGGATATAATTTACCTTCCAGCTCACCTTTTTTGCCCAGACAATTGCATTGGAGTTAATAGTGAAACCTTGTCCTGCATGAGCCCCAGGATCTATTTGTCCAACTTTCATGGAGAAAAAAGAATGATTGGGGAGgagaacccagttgagaagatcataacgaGAAGACCCCAGTCCATTTTCTGAGAAGTGGATTTCATccccagcactgttgttgaactggATGGTCCTCAAGTATGGAAGAATCTGAATGAAAAGAGACCTTCAGTAATAGCTAACACTTTCCACACCTCTAAGAATTTGTTTTCCTCGTGGTGCCTGCCCTGATTTGTGACTTCATTGGACATAGAGGTCCATTCTTTATGCTTTGATGGAGAAATAAAACACAATTTCATGAATTTTAGACCATGTTGAGTCTTGTTGTGTGCTAAAGTTAACAGAGTCTGGTTTCACACAACAAACACTTTAGTGCAACAaatggcaaacaaacaaaaatgggaTCACACAGCATACTAAGCCATAGTAACATAAATCAGGGTTACAATGATTTGAGTCAATTGTCTTTCTGTTCAGGTTACAACTTGAAGGAAACAGAGGTCGTTCTGCAAATATGTTTACTAGGACTTCAGTTGACTTAAAAAGTTGTACACTACTCAGCTTACCACAAATAGAACCATAAAGATAGGTTAGGAATGCAAATTAAACTATGCCAAAATAAGGTAACAGAACACCTGTCAGCTTATGTGGTTCccattttcagaaaaagaaaggggaaaaaaaaaacagatcctgGAAATTaaagaccaatcagcctaacataaATACCTGGGAAtatcttggaaaagataatcaagcaagaAATCTGCAAACACCTAGAATGGAGAAGGTTATAACCAGAATCCACAATGGAATCATAACAAATAGATCGTACCAAAcaaattctatttcattttttgacAAAGTGTTCACATTTGTAggtcagcaaaatgctgtggatatagtaTATCTTGCTTTCAATAAagtatttgataaagtagaccccAACCTATTTCTTGGCAAGCtagtaatatatgagatagacagcACAAGAACCAGGTGGGTTTTTACTGGCTTATAATTGTGTTcaacaagtaccgtatttttctgagtataagatgtacctttcccccccataaaagagggtgaaaatttgggtgtcttATGCACCAAatatagccccacccacccatcggcccccaccctttggactctgcctcccaacaatttacctccttgtagcaaacagagAAAATGGGTCTTGGGGAGGAATTcctgcagtctgaaacagctgaaCATTTCATAAActaaaattgaaagtgaaacttgcggTTTGCTGcaacaaggcaaattgctgggaagcagaggcagatttttcttcttctaatcaggctaaactgaaataggctgtttgcggcaaggaggtaagtcaataactataaatacctatagaatgttcaaattattagacttatttttaaaagacttCTTTATTGTTGTTCCAGGCAACTTAAAat
Protein-coding sequences here:
- the LOC116523626 gene encoding vomeronasal type-2 receptor 26-like, giving the protein MALSKSELCPHWSLFLRSEEAAPRYLHKNYHQFLALMFTVMEVNKDPILLPNITLGFSIYENQKMERKIFLCIFSLLFTWQRMVPGYKCGRQDSLLSVIGGHNGKSSRQMASILSIFKVPQVGVDFEFTQEDRRVYPSFFQINPKESVQYAGLVHLLLYFQWNWVGLVANKDDGGERFVSSLIPMLKEKEICLVFTEILPYLRTIQFNNSAGDEIHFSENGLGSSRYDLLNWVLLPNHSFFSMKVGQIDPGAHAGQGFTINSNAIVWAKKPPFQFLSNLMQDRFRAQFMSSLLDFLILLLHLTTSRKTRYQTFHEAVGYSASCDPCPEDQYPNMDKDHCIAKKIHFLAYQEPLGHALALLTLSLSMITLGVLAIFLKHHDTPIVKANNRDLTYILLVSLLLCFLCSFLFIGRPRKLTCLFRQITFAILFALAVSSVLAKTVMVVLAFMATKPGNRARKFLGKPLTNSIVVSCPLVQAVLCVTWLVTSPPFPNLDFHTLTGETILECQEGSASMFYAVLTYLGFLALISFTVAFLARKLPDSFNEAKFITFSMLVFCSVWITFLPTYLSTKGKSMVAVEIFSILVSGAGLLACIFFPKCYIILLRPHLNCRETIMGHKNL